Proteins encoded together in one Desulfovibrio aminophilus window:
- a CDS encoding ABC transporter permease — MIRLEKRHGPPPLGGLPATGAALVLALVLGAAAFAALGADPLAAYAAMIQGAFGYPGAFTEVLLKAAPLTLTGLAVALCCSLQVWNIGAEGQFVFGAVGAGLVGLRLWPEAGPWVLIPACLLAGAVLGGLWAGLAALLKTRCGVNEILSTLLLNYVAVIFMEHLYFGPWRDPAGFGFPGTAELPAASFLPVWPGTRLHLGLGLALACAGLLLFLLRRTGFGYRARIIGRSPSAARYAGFRVERITVLALCLSGALAGLAGACEVLGMQHRLQDGLASGYGFDGIIVAFLARLHPLAVVPAAVFLGAAEVGGDQLQTALGLPGAVVAVIEAALLFGLLLGEWISGRRVVLGGADGGGRGQ; from the coding sequence GTGATCCGCCTGGAAAAGCGCCACGGGCCGCCGCCCCTGGGAGGGCTCCCGGCCACGGGAGCGGCCCTGGTCCTGGCCCTGGTCCTCGGCGCGGCGGCCTTCGCCGCGCTCGGGGCCGACCCCCTGGCGGCCTACGCGGCCATGATCCAAGGCGCGTTCGGGTATCCCGGGGCCTTCACCGAGGTCCTGCTCAAGGCCGCGCCCCTGACCCTCACCGGCCTGGCCGTGGCCCTCTGCTGCTCGCTCCAGGTCTGGAACATCGGGGCCGAGGGCCAGTTCGTGTTCGGCGCGGTCGGCGCGGGCCTGGTGGGGCTGCGGCTCTGGCCCGAGGCCGGTCCCTGGGTTCTGATCCCGGCCTGCCTCCTGGCCGGGGCCGTCCTGGGCGGGCTTTGGGCCGGGCTGGCCGCGCTGCTCAAGACCCGCTGCGGGGTCAACGAGATCCTCTCCACCCTGCTCCTGAACTACGTGGCCGTGATCTTCATGGAGCACCTCTATTTCGGCCCCTGGCGCGATCCGGCCGGGTTCGGCTTCCCGGGCACGGCCGAGCTGCCCGCCGCCTCCTTCCTGCCGGTCTGGCCCGGCACCCGCCTGCACCTGGGCCTGGGCCTGGCCCTGGCCTGCGCCGGGCTGCTCCTGTTCCTCCTCCGGCGCACGGGTTTCGGCTACCGGGCCCGGATCATCGGCCGCAGCCCGTCCGCCGCGCGCTACGCCGGGTTCCGGGTGGAGCGGATCACGGTCCTGGCCCTCTGCCTCTCCGGAGCCCTGGCCGGGCTGGCCGGGGCCTGCGAGGTGCTGGGCATGCAGCACCGCCTCCAGGACGGCCTGGCCTCGGGCTACGGCTTCGACGGCATCATCGTGGCCTTCCTGGCCCGGCTGCACCCCCTGGCCGTGGTTCCGGCGGCCGTGTTCCTGGGCGCGGCGGAGGTCGGCGGGGACCAGCTCCAGACCGCGCTGGGCCTGCCCGGGGCCGTGGTCGCGGTGATCGAGGCCGCGCTCCTCTTCGGCCTGCTCCTGGGCGAGTGGATTTCGGGCCGCCGCGTGGTCCTGGGCGGCGCGGACGGAGGCGGCCGTGGGCAATGA
- a CDS encoding ABC transporter ATP-binding protein → MPHDTPLLACRGLTKRFGPFTANDAVDLDLYAGRVHALLGENGAGKSTLMGMLAGSRRPDAGTILLRGVPVRLDSPARSLRLGIGMVHQRFMLVGPLSVAENLSLALGRLLDPGEVRDLGERFGIPVDPERRIDDLSMGERQRVEILKLLARDAGVLILDEPTSVLAPEEIRELYALLRRLAAEGRAVVFVSHKLEEIGLAADEVSVLRRGRVVARNLGPASDLDPAELARLMMGGEDGTPPVRPRGEPGETVLSARGLCGADAQGLPAFSDVDIEARRGEIVAVTAVAGNGLEALAQALGGVRPPAFGRIAFLGRELDARRWPPERGRVAFVPEDRHGQATAPDLTLRENFLLTTPGGRSLFPDFGDADRVVRRAIEEFRIAASGPGARARELSGGNLQKFILARELSKRAPLLVVEQPTQGLDVSAVAEVRAALARAADDAAVILLTGDPEEALALASRVMVLYRGRPAGWVESGAPGALDLLGRLMSGLEAA, encoded by the coding sequence ATGCCGCATGACACGCCGCTTCTCGCCTGCCGGGGCCTGACCAAGCGCTTCGGGCCGTTCACGGCCAACGACGCCGTGGACCTGGACCTGTACGCGGGCCGGGTCCACGCCCTGCTGGGCGAGAACGGGGCGGGCAAGAGCACGCTCATGGGCATGCTGGCCGGGAGCCGCCGCCCGGACGCCGGGACCATCCTCCTGCGCGGGGTCCCGGTGCGCCTGGACTCCCCGGCCCGCTCCCTGCGCCTGGGCATCGGCATGGTGCACCAGCGCTTCATGCTCGTGGGGCCCCTGAGCGTGGCCGAGAACCTCTCCCTGGCCCTGGGCCGCCTGCTCGATCCCGGCGAGGTCCGGGACCTGGGCGAGCGCTTCGGCATCCCCGTGGACCCGGAACGGCGCATCGACGACCTCTCCATGGGCGAGCGCCAGCGCGTGGAAATCCTGAAGCTCCTGGCCCGCGACGCGGGCGTGCTCATCCTCGACGAGCCCACCTCGGTGCTGGCCCCGGAGGAGATCCGCGAACTTTACGCCCTATTGCGCCGCCTGGCCGCCGAGGGCCGGGCCGTGGTCTTCGTGAGCCACAAGCTGGAGGAGATCGGCCTGGCCGCCGACGAGGTCTCGGTGCTCCGGCGCGGCCGGGTGGTGGCCCGCAACCTGGGCCCGGCCTCGGACCTGGACCCGGCCGAGCTGGCCCGGCTCATGATGGGCGGGGAGGACGGGACGCCTCCGGTCCGGCCCCGGGGCGAGCCGGGCGAGACGGTCCTTTCCGCGCGGGGCCTGTGCGGCGCGGACGCCCAGGGGCTGCCCGCCTTCTCCGATGTCGATATCGAGGCCCGGCGAGGCGAAATCGTGGCGGTCACGGCCGTGGCGGGCAACGGCCTGGAGGCCTTGGCCCAGGCCCTGGGCGGGGTGCGGCCGCCCGCGTTCGGCCGGATCGCCTTCCTGGGCCGGGAGCTGGACGCGCGGCGCTGGCCGCCGGAGCGCGGCCGGGTGGCCTTCGTGCCCGAGGACCGGCACGGCCAGGCCACGGCGCCGGACCTGACCCTGCGCGAGAATTTCCTGCTCACCACGCCCGGCGGCCGGAGCCTGTTCCCGGACTTCGGCGACGCCGACCGGGTCGTGCGCCGGGCCATCGAGGAGTTCCGCATCGCGGCCTCCGGCCCCGGGGCCCGGGCCCGCGAGCTGTCCGGCGGCAACCTGCAGAAGTTCATCCTGGCCCGGGAGCTGAGCAAGCGGGCCCCCCTGCTGGTGGTGGAGCAGCCCACCCAGGGCCTGGACGTCTCCGCCGTGGCCGAGGTGCGCGCCGCCCTGGCGCGCGCGGCCGACGACGCGGCCGTGATCCTGCTCACCGGAGACCCCGAGGAGGCCCTGGCCCTGGCCTCGCGGGTGATGGTCCTCTATCGCGGCCGTCCAGCGGGCTGGGTCGAGTCCGGCGCGCCGGGGGCCCTGGACCTCCTCGGGCGGCTCATGTCCGGCCTGGAGGCCGCGTGA
- a CDS encoding BMP family ABC transporter substrate-binding protein: MKRILMAALAVALVLLAASAAFAGNKVRVAFVLLETINDQGWTASHHAGIEQLKKELGDKVEVSYTENVMSPADSERVIRSYAQQGCDIVFGTTFTHMDAMYKVAGEFPKVRFMHCSGYKTRPNMGTYMIRIEQTEYLAGYMAGLMGYKNVGTVATQPIPEVVRGINAFTLGLLRGLDEAKAAHDPAKVNTVVWLKAWRDPVNETTLAETLAGRGHDLIRQMADTPDSAKAACAKGVAAVGYCDDVARYGAGCALVSTVFHWGRVYVDQVRKVLDGTWKPVEYFGGMEDGVVGLSPFGEAVPQAVRDKVQAVAARMEKGQDESFAGPIVDQSGKERVAKGQKAPDKELLTMQWFVKGVGGKLPN; encoded by the coding sequence ATGAAGAGAATCCTCATGGCGGCGTTGGCCGTCGCGCTGGTGCTGCTGGCCGCATCGGCCGCGTTCGCGGGAAACAAGGTCCGGGTGGCCTTCGTGCTGCTGGAGACGATCAACGACCAGGGCTGGACCGCCAGCCACCACGCGGGCATCGAGCAGCTCAAGAAGGAGCTGGGCGACAAGGTGGAGGTCTCCTACACCGAGAACGTCATGAGCCCGGCCGACTCCGAGCGGGTCATCCGCTCCTACGCCCAGCAGGGCTGCGACATCGTCTTCGGCACCACCTTCACGCACATGGACGCCATGTACAAGGTCGCCGGGGAGTTCCCCAAGGTCCGCTTCATGCACTGCTCGGGCTACAAGACCCGGCCGAACATGGGCACCTACATGATCCGCATCGAGCAGACCGAGTACCTGGCGGGCTACATGGCCGGACTCATGGGCTACAAGAACGTGGGCACCGTGGCCACCCAGCCCATCCCCGAGGTGGTGCGCGGGATCAACGCCTTCACCCTGGGCCTGCTGCGCGGCCTGGACGAGGCCAAGGCCGCCCACGACCCGGCCAAGGTGAACACCGTGGTCTGGCTCAAGGCCTGGCGCGACCCGGTCAACGAGACCACCCTGGCCGAGACCCTGGCGGGACGCGGCCACGACCTCATCCGCCAGATGGCCGACACCCCCGACAGCGCCAAGGCCGCCTGCGCCAAGGGCGTCGCCGCCGTCGGCTACTGCGACGACGTGGCCCGTTACGGCGCGGGCTGCGCCCTGGTCTCCACGGTCTTCCACTGGGGCCGGGTCTACGTGGATCAGGTCCGCAAGGTCCTGGACGGAACCTGGAAGCCGGTGGAGTATTTCGGCGGCATGGAAGACGGCGTCGTGGGCCTCTCGCCCTTCGGCGAGGCCGTGCCCCAGGCCGTGCGCGACAAGGTCCAGGCCGTGGCCGCCCGGATGGAGAAGGGCCAGGACGAGTCCTTCGCCGGTCCGATCGTGGACCAGTCCGGCAAGGAACGCGTGGCCAAGGGCCAGAAGGCCCCGGACAAGGAGCTGCTGACCATGCAGTGGTTCGTCAAGGGCGTCGGCGGCAAGCTGCCGAACTAG
- the glnH gene encoding glutamine ABC transporter substrate-binding protein GlnH, whose translation MKRILSLILAAALLVSFAGAASAKKLIVATDTNFPPFEFKDPASGKHTGFDVELWDAIAKKIGAEYDLQPMDFNGIIPGLQSGQIDVGIAGMTIKPERAKVVDFSDPYYNAGLLILVKSDNKDVKDVKSLAGKVVSTKLGTTSEDFVKKEAGAKDVKLFPNNDAMFMELLSGGADAVVFDSPVVSDFMRTAGKGQVKVVGPLYQGQSYGIAFPKGSDLKAKADKALKELKDSGAYRTLYVKWFGTEPK comes from the coding sequence ATGAAACGCATCCTTTCCCTGATTCTCGCCGCCGCCCTGCTGGTCTCCTTCGCGGGAGCCGCCTCGGCCAAGAAGCTCATCGTGGCCACGGACACGAACTTCCCGCCCTTCGAGTTCAAGGATCCGGCCTCGGGCAAGCACACCGGCTTCGACGTGGAGCTGTGGGACGCCATCGCCAAGAAGATCGGCGCGGAGTACGACCTCCAGCCCATGGACTTCAACGGCATCATCCCCGGCCTGCAGTCCGGCCAGATCGACGTGGGCATCGCGGGCATGACCATCAAGCCCGAGCGCGCCAAGGTCGTGGACTTCTCCGATCCCTACTACAACGCGGGCCTGCTCATCCTGGTCAAGAGCGACAACAAGGACGTCAAGGACGTGAAGAGCCTGGCCGGCAAGGTCGTCTCCACGAAGCTCGGCACCACCAGCGAGGACTTCGTGAAGAAGGAGGCCGGAGCCAAGGACGTGAAGCTCTTCCCGAACAACGACGCCATGTTCATGGAGCTGCTCTCCGGCGGCGCCGACGCCGTGGTCTTCGACTCCCCGGTGGTTTCCGACTTCATGCGCACCGCGGGCAAGGGCCAGGTCAAGGTGGTCGGCCCCCTGTACCAGGGCCAGTCCTACGGCATCGCCTTCCCCAAGGGCAGCGACCTGAAGGCCAAGGCCGACAAGGCCCTCAAGGAACTCAAGGACAGCGGCGCCTACCGCACCCTGTACGTGAAGTGGTTCGGCACGGAGCCGAAGTAG
- a CDS encoding amino acid ABC transporter permease, producing the protein MAFQFEPAVILETLPMLMRGLKFTVLITVGGLALGFLLGALFGLMKLARSRWPRRFAGAYIETIRGTPMLVQAMFLYYGVPMALGVRIHPLLAGIMVIAVNSGAYIAEIVRGAIQSIHVGQSEAGRSIGLTGFQTMRYIIWPQAFRRMIPPLGNQFIISLKDTSLLMVIGVGELLRTGQEIVAVNFRAFEVYMAVALVYLVMTLSIAEGLKRLERRLHIL; encoded by the coding sequence ATGGCCTTTCAGTTTGAACCCGCTGTCATCCTTGAGACGCTTCCCATGCTCATGCGCGGCCTGAAGTTCACCGTGCTCATCACGGTGGGCGGCCTGGCCCTGGGCTTTCTCCTGGGGGCCCTGTTCGGGCTCATGAAGCTGGCCCGCTCCCGCTGGCCCCGAAGGTTCGCCGGGGCCTACATCGAAACCATCCGGGGCACGCCCATGCTCGTGCAGGCCATGTTCCTGTACTACGGCGTGCCCATGGCCCTGGGCGTCCGCATCCACCCCCTGCTGGCGGGCATCATGGTCATCGCGGTCAACTCCGGGGCCTACATCGCGGAAATCGTGCGCGGGGCCATCCAGTCCATCCACGTGGGCCAGAGCGAGGCCGGACGCTCCATCGGGCTCACCGGCTTCCAGACCATGCGCTACATCATCTGGCCCCAGGCCTTCCGGCGCATGATCCCGCCCCTGGGCAACCAGTTCATCATCAGCCTCAAGGACACCTCCCTGCTCATGGTCATCGGCGTGGGCGAGCTGCTGCGCACCGGACAGGAGATCGTGGCCGTGAATTTTCGGGCCTTCGAGGTCTACATGGCCGTGGCCCTGGTCTACCTCGTCATGACCCTGAGCATCGCCGAGGGCCTCAAGAGGCTGGAGCGTCGCCTGCACATTCTTTAA
- a CDS encoding amino acid ABC transporter ATP-binding protein, whose protein sequence is MIRITNLHKRFGDLEVLKGINLHVRPGEVVCIIGPSGSGKSTALRCINRLEEPSGGNIVVDGHDIMDPATDINMVRSEAVMVFQQFNLFPHMSVLENVTIGPVKVRGMARAKAEDLGRDLLGKVGLAGKAGAFPDQLSGGQKQRVAIARALSLRPKVILFDEPTSALDPELVGEVLEVMKQLAREGMTMVVVTHEMGFAREVADRVLFIDEGRIQEEGPAKEFFTSPRNPRLRDFLGKVIPH, encoded by the coding sequence ATGATACGCATCACGAACCTGCACAAGCGCTTCGGCGACCTGGAAGTCCTCAAGGGCATCAACCTGCACGTCCGGCCCGGCGAGGTGGTCTGCATCATCGGCCCCTCGGGCTCGGGCAAGTCCACGGCCCTGCGCTGCATCAACCGCCTGGAGGAGCCCTCCGGCGGGAACATCGTGGTGGACGGCCACGACATCATGGACCCGGCCACGGACATCAACATGGTCCGCAGCGAGGCGGTCATGGTCTTCCAGCAGTTCAACCTCTTTCCGCACATGAGCGTGCTGGAGAACGTGACCATCGGCCCGGTCAAGGTGCGCGGCATGGCCCGCGCCAAGGCCGAGGACCTGGGCCGCGACCTGCTCGGCAAGGTCGGACTGGCCGGCAAGGCCGGAGCCTTCCCGGACCAGCTCTCCGGCGGCCAGAAGCAGCGCGTGGCCATCGCCCGGGCGCTCTCCCTGCGGCCCAAGGTGATCCTCTTCGACGAGCCCACCTCGGCCCTGGACCCGGAGCTGGTGGGCGAGGTGCTGGAGGTCATGAAGCAGCTGGCCCGCGAGGGCATGACCATGGTGGTCGTGACCCACGAGATGGGCTTCGCCCGCGAGGTGGCCGACCGCGTGCTGTTCATCGACGAGGGCCGCATCCAGGAGGAGGGCCCGGCCAAGGAGTTCTTCACCAGCCCGAGGAACCCCCGCCTGCGCGACTTCCTGGGCAAGGTCATCCCGCACTGA
- a CDS encoding serine dehydratase subunit alpha family protein, whose product MGFSLKDILHGNARQFLRLETDPGLGCTEPAAIGLCAATAAALLPPGSAIESVRVETDPNIYKNAMGVIVPNSGSEAGVGLAAAMGATAGDPAKKLQVFADVAPEGLERAKALLRAGKVQAGIAPDVQGLFVKVTLTSGGHEATATVAGRHDRVVARGLDGKELGGDSACDGAGAPEGNLEALEQWLLGLTLAELVDLVDEMDASDLNYIREGLALNEALVEYGLAHGPGIGVGRTQLGLLRQGLLKKDVCVWAGIRTASGIDSRMGGVPLPAMTLAGSGNQCIASGIPVATAVEFAAVEDKDLMPRAVMLSYLVTCSIKAGVGRLSALCGSGVAGGAGVAAATAYLFGGTVEKIGGAVKNHIACACPVACDGAKTSCALKVGELAASAVKSGLLALAGCIVRGTDGVVDPSAEQTMRNLGLVARKGLTGLDPVILDIMLNKKL is encoded by the coding sequence ATGGGTTTCAGCCTCAAGGACATCCTCCACGGCAACGCCCGCCAGTTCCTGCGCCTGGAGACCGATCCCGGCCTGGGCTGCACCGAACCGGCGGCCATCGGACTCTGCGCCGCCACCGCCGCCGCCCTGCTCCCCCCGGGCTCGGCCATCGAGTCGGTGCGGGTGGAGACCGACCCGAACATCTACAAGAACGCCATGGGCGTCATCGTGCCCAACTCCGGCTCCGAGGCCGGGGTGGGCCTGGCGGCGGCCATGGGCGCGACCGCCGGGGACCCGGCGAAAAAGCTCCAGGTCTTCGCCGACGTGGCCCCCGAGGGCCTGGAGCGGGCCAAGGCCCTGCTCCGCGCGGGCAAGGTCCAGGCGGGCATCGCCCCGGATGTCCAGGGCCTGTTCGTCAAGGTCACGCTGACCTCCGGCGGCCACGAGGCCACGGCCACGGTGGCCGGACGCCATGACCGGGTGGTGGCCCGCGGCCTGGACGGCAAGGAGCTGGGCGGAGACAGCGCCTGCGACGGCGCCGGCGCGCCCGAGGGCAACCTGGAGGCGCTGGAGCAGTGGCTCCTGGGCCTGACCCTGGCGGAGCTGGTGGACCTGGTGGACGAGATGGACGCCTCGGACCTGAACTACATCCGCGAGGGCCTGGCCCTGAACGAGGCCCTGGTGGAGTACGGCCTGGCCCACGGGCCGGGCATCGGCGTGGGCCGCACCCAGCTCGGGCTCCTGCGCCAGGGCCTGCTCAAGAAGGACGTCTGCGTCTGGGCCGGAATCCGCACGGCCTCGGGCATCGACTCGCGCATGGGCGGCGTGCCGCTGCCCGCCATGACCCTGGCGGGCTCGGGCAACCAGTGCATCGCCTCGGGCATCCCCGTGGCCACGGCCGTCGAGTTCGCCGCCGTGGAGGACAAGGACCTCATGCCCCGGGCGGTCATGCTCAGCTACCTCGTGACCTGCTCCATCAAGGCCGGAGTCGGCCGCCTCTCGGCCCTCTGCGGCAGCGGCGTGGCCGGTGGCGCGGGCGTGGCGGCGGCCACGGCCTACCTCTTCGGCGGCACGGTGGAGAAGATCGGCGGGGCGGTGAAGAACCACATCGCCTGCGCCTGCCCGGTGGCCTGCGACGGAGCCAAGACGAGCTGCGCCCTGAAGGTCGGGGAGCTGGCCGCCTCGGCCGTGAAGAGCGGCCTCCTGGCCCTGGCCGGCTGCATCGTCCGGGGCACGGACGGCGTGGTGGACCCGAGCGCCGAGCAGACCATGCGCAACCTGGGGTTGGTGGCCCGCAAGGGCCTGACCGGGCTCGACCCGGTGATCCTGGACATCATGCTCAACAAGAAGCTCTAG
- a CDS encoding aromatic amino acid transport family protein: MAATTGKASVPTMSLLVTGNLLGAGILALPVNLGPAGMIPAAAGIVLVWAIMLASAWILVGQDDLVQGDSGGLPSFFGAKMGPAAKWLAVAADLVVFYGVLTAYLTGTTTILTNLFILPVSKPVATLAYFAVVAGLTGFGMSLLRRCNTVILICMGLTFSALVAMTLGHVEPARALPMRWSFLPAAMPVALTAFLFHNLIPTLCREMGDRGAARRAILYGSLIGLAMNLAWTGAVFCSLPMEGPESISLLWAYKANLPATVPLSLLLDSKLFTNIGLVFAILSMSAAFLANGTALQDFLLDLTSTCLRTRSKVLIWALAFLPPLLVSIFYPGIFLTAMNLVGGVGICLLFGVLPGFLLLRGSRGPKRILAVVLLLLFGAVLVFELGQELGLTHIHPDVEYWAQFTG; encoded by the coding sequence ATGGCCGCGACCACCGGCAAGGCCTCCGTGCCGACCATGTCCCTGCTCGTCACGGGCAACCTCCTGGGCGCGGGCATCCTGGCCCTGCCCGTGAACCTGGGCCCGGCGGGCATGATCCCGGCCGCCGCGGGCATCGTCCTGGTCTGGGCCATCATGCTGGCCAGCGCCTGGATCCTGGTGGGCCAGGACGACCTCGTGCAGGGCGATTCCGGCGGCCTGCCCTCCTTCTTCGGCGCCAAGATGGGCCCGGCGGCCAAGTGGCTGGCCGTGGCGGCGGACCTGGTGGTGTTCTACGGCGTGCTCACGGCCTACCTCACCGGCACCACCACCATCCTCACCAACCTGTTCATCCTGCCCGTGTCCAAGCCCGTGGCCACCCTGGCCTACTTCGCCGTCGTGGCCGGGCTCACCGGCTTCGGCATGAGCCTGCTGCGGCGCTGCAACACGGTCATCCTGATCTGCATGGGCCTGACCTTCTCGGCCCTGGTGGCCATGACCCTGGGCCACGTGGAGCCCGCCCGGGCCCTGCCCATGCGCTGGAGCTTCCTGCCCGCGGCCATGCCCGTGGCCCTGACGGCCTTCCTGTTCCACAACCTCATCCCGACCCTCTGCCGCGAGATGGGCGACCGCGGCGCGGCCCGCCGGGCCATCCTCTACGGCTCGCTCATCGGCCTGGCCATGAACCTGGCCTGGACCGGGGCCGTGTTCTGCTCCCTGCCCATGGAGGGCCCGGAGAGCATCTCCCTGCTCTGGGCCTACAAGGCCAACCTCCCGGCCACGGTGCCCCTGTCCCTGCTCCTGGACTCCAAGCTCTTCACGAACATCGGGCTGGTCTTCGCCATCCTGTCCATGAGCGCGGCCTTCCTGGCCAACGGCACGGCGCTCCAGGACTTCCTCCTGGACCTGACCAGCACCTGCCTGCGCACGCGCAGCAAGGTCCTCATCTGGGCCCTGGCCTTCCTGCCGCCGCTGCTGGTCTCGATCTTCTACCCGGGCATCTTCCTGACGGCCATGAACCTGGTGGGCGGGGTGGGCATCTGCCTGCTCTTCGGCGTGCTGCCGGGCTTTCTCCTGCTGCGCGGGTCCAGGGGCCCCAAGCGGATTCTGGCCGTGGTCCTGCTGCTCCTGTTCGGCGCGGTGCTCGTGTTCGAGCTGGGCCAGGAGCTGGGCCTGACCCACATCCACCCGGACGTGGAGTACTGGGCGCAGTTCACGGGCTGA
- a CDS encoding histidinol-phosphate transaminase → MTPSLIDLAPEYVRGFQPYTPSRPDSILARQYGVTHLHRLNNNENALGPPPASRAVIQGFEPARAAIYPSGDSFLLRQALGRAFGKDPDRFLVGNGSCEVIASVIKAFCAPGDNIVTADKTFAVYEWVADFSGFQARLAPLKDWGFDPEGLLAAADGRTKIFFVCNPNNPTGTWWDEGRMERFLAAVGGRALVVVDEAYREFVDDPGFPDGMDLLERHPNVVVFRTFSKMYGLAALRVGYLCGAPEVVDLIRRTHVVYSVNALGQEAARAAVEDGGGHMRATREMVAGAREIVRRACVDLGLEHVSGEGNFLMLRTRFPDTALYRKLMLRGVMVRTMTGFRFPNWIRVSLGLAPVMEEFAAVLAEVLRGA, encoded by the coding sequence ATGACCCCCAGCCTCATTGACCTGGCCCCGGAATACGTCCGGGGATTCCAGCCATACACTCCCAGCCGTCCCGACTCGATCCTGGCGCGGCAGTACGGCGTCACGCACCTGCACCGGCTGAACAACAACGAGAACGCCCTGGGGCCGCCGCCCGCGTCGCGGGCCGTGATCCAGGGCTTCGAGCCCGCCCGGGCGGCCATCTATCCCAGCGGCGACTCCTTTCTTTTGCGCCAGGCCCTGGGCCGGGCCTTCGGCAAGGACCCGGACCGCTTCCTGGTGGGCAACGGTTCCTGCGAGGTCATCGCCAGCGTGATCAAGGCCTTCTGCGCTCCGGGCGACAACATCGTGACCGCGGACAAGACCTTCGCGGTCTACGAGTGGGTGGCCGACTTCTCGGGCTTCCAGGCCCGGCTGGCCCCGCTCAAGGACTGGGGCTTCGACCCCGAGGGGCTCCTGGCCGCCGCCGACGGCCGGACCAAGATCTTCTTCGTCTGCAACCCCAACAACCCCACCGGGACGTGGTGGGACGAGGGGCGCATGGAGCGCTTCCTGGCCGCCGTGGGCGGCCGGGCCCTGGTGGTGGTGGACGAGGCCTACCGCGAGTTCGTGGACGACCCGGGCTTCCCGGACGGCATGGACCTTCTGGAGCGGCACCCCAACGTGGTGGTCTTCCGCACCTTCTCCAAGATGTACGGCCTGGCGGCCCTGCGCGTGGGCTATCTTTGCGGCGCGCCGGAGGTGGTGGACCTCATCCGCCGGACCCACGTGGTCTACTCGGTGAACGCCCTGGGCCAGGAGGCGGCCCGGGCCGCCGTGGAGGACGGGGGCGGGCACATGCGGGCCACCCGCGAGATGGTCGCCGGGGCCCGGGAGATCGTGCGCCGCGCCTGCGTGGACCTGGGCCTGGAGCACGTCAGCGGGGAGGGCAATTTCCTCATGCTGCGCACGCGGTTCCCGGACACGGCGCTCTACCGCAAGCTCATGCTCCGGGGCGTCATGGTGCGGACCATGACCGGCTTCCGCTTCCCCAACTGGATCCGGGTGAGCCTCGGGCTGGCCCCGGTCATGGAGGAGTTCGCCGCCGTCCTGGCCGAGGTGCTGCGCGGGGCCTGA